The genomic segment CGGTGAGCTCGAGCGTGTCGCCGTCGCCCGGCAGGCCCATGTAGACGTTGTAGGCCGAGTCGAAGTTGAGCCGGCCACGCTCCTCGAATCCGAGCCGCTCGTAGAAGCGGACCGACTCGGTCTCGTCGCGCACTCTGAGGCAGGTATGGATCAGCTTTCTCGCCATGAGGGAGAGCTACCCACCCGCCACGACTCAACCCGGGTGGGCGGGGGAGGATGGTGGTCGTCGCCCGGGTCGGGACCCGCGGGCGGGCCGCCGGCCCTGGATCGAGCCTGACCCTCAGGGTGAGGGGCCGGCTCGAGCGAGACGGGCGCCGCCGCCGCGGCGTCGGGCGCCCGTGAGCTGGGTACGGGCCTCGCGTGGAGGCAGGTACCGAGGAGGCTGCGACCGAGGCGTCGCCCGCGCTGCTCGACGCGCTCTCGGGCGCCGGGCAGCTCGTCACCGACGCCGACGTGCTCGACTCGTACCGCCGTGACTACGCCGCGCCCGGCATGGTCGAGGACTCGCGGCCGCTCGCCCTCGTGCGGCCAAGAACGACCGCGGAGATCCAGGCGGCGGTCCGCGCCGCGGCCGAGCACGACGTCAGCGTCGTCCCGCGCGGCGCTGGGACCGGGCTGTCGGGCGGCTCGAACGCGACCCCGGGTTCGATCGTCATCTGCACCGAACTGATGACCTCGGTCCGCGACGTCAACGCCGGCGCGCTGACGGCGACCTGCGAACCCGGGATCCTCAACGCCGACCTCGGCAAGGCGGTCGCCGAGGAGGGTCTGCACTACGCGCCTGACCCGGCGAGCTACGAGATCTCCTCGATCGGCGGCAACGTCGCGACGAACGCCGGCGGCCTCTGCTGCGTCAAGTACGGGGTCACCCGCGACGCGCTCATGTCCGTCGAGCTCGTGACCGCCGATGGCGAGGCGCACCGGATCGGCAGCCGGACGCGAAAGAACGTCGCCGGCTATGACCTGCTGGGCCTCGCCTGTGGATCGGAGGGGACGCTCGGGGTCATCTCCGAGGTCACCGTGAGGCTGCTGCCCTCACCACCGCCGGCGCACACGCTCGCGGCCTCGTTCCCGGACCTGCGCTCGGCCGGCGAGGCGATCATGGCGATCGTCCGTGAACTGCGGCCCTCGATGCTCGAGGTCATGGACCGCACGACGATCAACGCGGTCGAGGACTTCAAGCCGCAGGGGCTCGACCGCGACGCCGCGGCGATGCTCTATGCGAAGACCGACTCGGGCGGCGATGTCGGCGCGGCCGAGATCGAGCGGATGCGCGTGATCTGCGAGGAGCACGGGGCCGACCTCGCGATGACCACGGACGAGGAGGCCGAGGGCCGGATGATCACAGCCGCCCGCCGGCTCGCCTATACCGCGCTCGAGCACACCGGCACGACGGCGCTCGACGACGTGGCCGTGCCGATCGACCGGATCGGTGAGCTGTTCGAGCGAACGGAGCGGATCGCCGAGCGAAACGGCGTCACGATCGGGACCTTCGGCCACGCCGGTGACGGCAACATGCACCCGACGATCGTCTACGACCAGGACGACGCCGACGAGCTCGAGCGCGCCCGGACGGCGTTCGCCGATCTCGTCGACGCGACGCTCGAGCTCGACGGGACGCTGTCGGGCGAGCACGGCGTCGGCCTGCTCAAGCGCCCGTTCCTCGACGCCGAGCTCGGGTCGACTCGGCGCCTGCACCAGGCCGTCAAGGACGCGATCGACCCCGCCGGGCTGTTCAATCCCGGCAAGTCGATCTAGCCGCGGTCGAGCTCAGCCGCGCCGCTCGATCCCGAAGCGCCCGAGACCACGGCCGCCGAAGAACCGCGTCACCTTGGCGAAGAAGCCGCGCTTGGCGGGGGTGATCGGGTACCAGAGGATCTCCGAGTCGAGCTCGGGCCCGCGCGGCGAGAGGATCGAGCGCGTGCGCGTGAACTTGCGGATCCCGTCGCGGCCGTGGCGGGTTCCGATCCCCGACGTCTTCCAGCCGCCCATCGGCAGCTCGAGCGCGTTGTAGTTGATCAGCGTGTCGTTGACGTTGCACGAGCCCATCTCGAGTCGCCGCGCCATCCGCTCGGCGGCCTTGACGTCGCCCGAGAAGATCGAGCCCGACAACCCGTAGCGGCTGTCGTTGGCCAGCTCGACGGCCTGCTCGGCGTCCTCGACGGCCATCACGCTGATCACCGGCCCGAAGGTCTCGTCTCGCATCACGTCCATCGAGTGGTCGACGTCGGCGATCACCGTCGGCTCGTACCAGTCGCCGGGCCCGTCCCCGCGGCGCCCGCCGGTCAGGATCCGGGCGCCCTTCTCGCGCGCGTCGGTGACGTGGCGCTCGACGATGTCGGTCTGGGCCGGTGAGGTCATCGCGCCGACGTCGGCCGTGTAGGTGCGCCCGTCGGCTCCCTGGCGAAGCGCCTCGACCTTCTCGGTCAGCTTGCCGAGGAACTCGTCGTAGATCGGGCGCTCGACGTAGACGCGCTCGATCGACATGCAGATCTGGCCCGAGTTCATGAGGCCACCGAACGCGACTCCGTTGGCGGCACGCTCGACGTTCGCGTCGCGCAGCACGAGCGCGGGGTCCTTGCCGCCGAGCTCGAGCGATACCGGGGTGAGCGTCTCGGCCGCTCGCTTGAGGACGAGCCTCCCGGTCTTGTCGGACCCGGTGAACTGGACGTAGTCGGCCTCGTCGACGAGCGCGCCGCCCGTCTCGCCGAAGCCGTTGACGTAGTCGAGCACGTCCGGGGCGCCGATCTGCTTCCAGCCCTCGATCACGGCCATCAGGCAGAGCGGTGTCAGCTCCGAGGGCTTGATCAGCACGGCGTTGCCGGCGGCGAGGGCCGGGATCGCGTCGCCGAGCGAGAGGATCAGCGGGAAGTTCCACGGGCTGATGACGCCGACGAGGCCGACCGGGTCGCGCGTGATCCGAAGCCGCTTGACCTTGAGCGCGGGGAAGTGGGCGCTCGGGGTCTCGTCGGCGAGGAACTCGGCGGCGTTGGCCGAGTAGAAGTTGATCGCGTCCGCGCAGTAGGGGACCTCCAGCGTCGCGTCTGCTCGGACCTTGCCGGACTCGGCCTGCATGATGTCGGCGATGCGCTCCGACTCGGCGAGCATCCAGTCGCGGAGCCTCTCGAGCCACTCGCGGCGCCCGGCGAAGCCGAGCTCCGCCCACTCGCCCTGCGCGGCGCGCAGCCGTGCGGCGGTCGCGGCGACCTCGGCGGCGTCGGCGACCGGCAGCTCGCGGATCGTCTCGCCGTCGACCGGCCGCTTGACCGCGACGACCTCGTCGCTCGACCCGGCTACCTTCTCGGCCTCCTCGACGGCAGTGCTCATCCGCTTCTCCTCACGCTCGCTTAGCCGCTGGTGCGGCGACTCTACCCGCGCCCCGGCGCCATGCGGCTCAGCCCGGGGCGCCGACGAAGCGCACGATCTCGCCTCCGAGCTGCGTCGCGTAGACCTCGCCGTCGGGTCCGACTGCGAACGACGTGGGGAACGAGAGCGCCGCGTCGGTCGGCTCCTGGGTGGCGTTCGGGTCGCTGCCGAGCGTCCTGACGAGCCCTCCGCACAGGTCGGCGAACAGGTAGCGACCCGCGATCGCCGCCGGTGCCGTGGGCGGCGCGACGACCCCGCCCGTGACCGAGCAGCGGCCGTTGTCGTGGGGGTACTCGAAGACGGGGGCGGTGTGCCCGGCGGCGCTCGGCCTTGGCGCGCTGTCGTCACCGCCGGGGTCGATATAGCGGTGGGTCCCCTCCCAGCGATCCCAGCCGAAGTTCGCACCGCGGAGCCCGCGCGCCGGCGCGCGGTCGATCTCCTCCCAGCTGTACTGGCCGACGTCGCCGATCCAGGCGACCCGGCCGTCGAAGGAGAAGCGGAACGGGTTTCGCAGCCCGAGGGCGAGGATCTCACGGCGCCCGGGGATTTCACCGGAGAACGGGTTGGATCGCGGGACCGTGTAGGGCCTCGGGCCTGAGCGCCGCGGGTCGATTCGCAGCAGCTTGCCGAGCAGGAGCCGCCGATCCTGGGCGTTCTCGAACTCGTCACCGGCGTTGCTGCCATCGCCCGTGCCGATGAACAGGTGGCCGCCGGGGCCGAAGGCGGCGGTGCCCCCGTTGTGGTTGTAGGCCCTGCGGTGAGGGATCGTGAGCACCTCGCGGCGGGTGCGAGGCGAGGCGACAGTGGGGCTCGAGGCGCGGTACTCGTCGAGCTCGATGTCACCCCGGCGGTTGACGAAGTAGGCATAAAAGCGGCCCGACTCGGCGAAGTCGGGCGCGAAGGCGACCGACAACAGCCCCTGCTCGTCGGCGTCGTGGAGCAGCCGCCGCGGCGGGATCCTCATGAGGCGGACGGGCGAAGGGTCGGCCGCGGCGAGGTCGATCGAGTAGATCGACCCGTCGAGGCTCGCGACGTAGAGGCGGTTCTCGACGCCGGGCGCGGCGGTGGCGAACACCGCGCTGCGTCCGTCGGGCAGGCGGGTGAGCGTCTGCGTCGCGAGCGCCGGCGCACCGTCGCCGGGTGCCGGGCCCGCCCCCGCCAAGACCGCCGCCGCGCACGCGGCGACGGCCAGCGCGGCGACCGCGCGGACCCCGAGACCGTGCCCCCGTGCGCTCATCGCCGGGCGCCCCCGCTGCCGCTCAGGCCGGCGGGTCGAGCCGGAAGACGCCCTGGCCAAGCGAGACGACGTAGACGCGTCGTTTCGGCCCCTCGGCGAAAGCGACGATCCCGCTGATGTCGGCCGCGAGCGCCCGGTCGTCGGTGACCGTGCCGGAATCAGGCAGCGGGATGAACCCGCGCGGGTTCGAGCCCAGCGCGCCGGAGGAGTCGGCGTAGAGATAGCGGCCGCGGTCGGGGGCGAGGTCGCCGCTGAAACGCGGGTCTCGCATCACGACCCCACCCGTGATCGCAGCGCCACCACCGTTCATGTGCTCGTAGTCGAAGATCGGATCGATCAGACCCGGCGTCGTCGGGTGGGACTCGACCCCCTCGTACACCGGCCAGCCGAAGTCGCCGCCGCGCGCATCGGCCGGGGTCAGGTAGTTGACCTCCTCGCGCCGGTCCTGGCCGACGTCGGCGATCGCCAGGTACCCACCGTCGAAGGAGAAGCGGAACGGGTTTCGCAGTCCGCGGGCCCAGATCTCGTCGCGGCCTTGCTCGCCGACGTAGGGGTTCGAGGCGGGGGAGAGGTGGCCCGGCCTGCCGTTCGGGCGCACGGGATCGATCCGCAGCAGCTTCCCTCGCAGGTTCGAGAGGTTCTGCGCCGCCTGCGGCGTCGAACCGCCGTCGCCCGGCGCGATCCAGAGCTTGCCGTCGGGGCCGAACATGGCGGTGCCGCCGTTGTGGTTCGTCGCGTTGTTCGGGTGCGGGACCGTGATCACGGCGCGGCGCGAGCCGGGCCGCGCGCGGACGGCGGAGTCCTTCGTGCGCCGGTACTCGTCGACCTGGACGTCGCCCCGGTTGTCGGTGAAGTAGACGTAGAAGCGACCGCTGTCGCGGTAGTTCGGCGGGAAGGCGACCGAAAGCAGCCCGCCCTCGCCGTCCGTCCCGACTCGCTTGGCGATGTCGAGGAACGGGCGACGGACCTGGCGCTGACCGCGCATCACCCTGATCCGGCCGGCGCGCTCGACGACGAACAGCAGGTTGTCGTAGCCGGGGGCTCCGGTGGCGTAGATCGGCTGGTTGAACTCGCCGATCGGCGTCGCGTCGACGGGGATCGCCGCCGAACCGGCGCTGGCCGGCGATCCACTCGCGCCGAGGGCGACGGCGCCGATCGCCGCGAAGAGGGCGAGCACGCGTGTCCGCCGTCCAGAAGTCCCGATCCCAATCCTCACCCGCGCCCCTCCAACGTCGATCGATACCGGGCTCAGCCCGCAGTCAGCCTAAACACGTCGCCCGAGGTCGAGGTTGCGTAGATCGCGCCCGAGTTGTCGGTCCCGAACGAGTTCAGCCCGGGCACCTCGATCCCGAGCGCGCGGTCGTCGCGCGCCCGCTCGCCGGTCTCGGCGCTGAAGCTGCGCAGCTCGGGACTGCAGAAGTCGCCGTAGAGGTAGCGCCCGTAGAGGCTCGGCAGCTCGGCGTCGCGAACGACGTAGCCGCCGGTCACCGAGCAGCCGCCGTCGGAGTGCTGGTAGGTCAGGACCGGGTCGATCGCGCCGGGCGCGCTCTCGTCGGAGTTGTAGGCGGCCGTGCCCTCGAAGGCCGACCAGCCGAAGTTGGCCCCCCTCGCCTCGCCGACGGTCACGGAGTCGATCTCCTCCTGCTCTGATTGACCGACGTCGCCGATCCACAGGTCGCCGGTCTCGGCGTCGAACGAATAGCGCCATGGGTTGCGAAGCCCGAAGCTCATGATCTCGGGCAGCGCGTCGTCCTCGCCGCCGGCGAACGGGTTGTCGCGCGGCACGGAGTACGGCGCGTCCCCCGACTCGGCCGGGTCGATCCGAAGCAGCTTGCCCAGCGGGGAGGAGAGGTCCTGGGCGGTGCGGTCGGGATCCCCGGCCCCGCCGCCGTCGCCGGTCGCGATCCACAGCAGGCCGTCCGGCCCGAACGTCAGCAGGCCGCCGTTGTGGTTCGAATACGAGTCGTCGAAGGAGATGACCTCGCGCTCGCTGCCCGCGTCGACGCTTGCGTCCTCGGCGGTGAACTCGACGACGCGCTGGCGCTCGTCGAGGTCGGTGAAGTAGACGTAGAGGTGCCCCGTGCGCTCGTAGTCCGGGGCGAAGGCGAGCGACAGCAGTCCCTGCTCGCCGCCGCAGGTGACCTGGTCGGTCAGATCGAGGAACGGCTCCGGCTCACCGTCGCCGCCCGGGAGCCGGACTATCTCGCCGCACTGCTGGGCGACGTAGAGGTCGGCGTCCTCACCCGGCGGCTGCGTGACCCAGAGCGGCTGGTCGAGCGAGGCGATCGACTCGAGCCGTACGCCACCGTCTCCGTCGCCCACCGGGATGTCGCGCGCCTCGCGCCCGCCCGCCGGCGCGTCGCCGCCGGCGCCGGGCGAGTCGGTGATCGGCGCGTCCTCGGCGACGCCCGGCTCGGTCGAGCCGTCGTCCCCGCCGCAGGCGCCGAGCAGTGCCAATCCGGTCAGCAGGACGGAGAGCGACGCGATGCGCGGGCGCTTGGGTCGCACGTGCGTCGGCACCCCGTCCAAGCTACAGAGCGGGTCCCGGCGGGACCCCGAGCGGCTAGTTGCCGCCGCCTCCGCCACCGCCGCCGAACGAGTCGACGGTGCCCTCGACGACCCTGCCGGCGTCGTTGACGCGACTCTGCGCGGGCTTGTCGGATATCTCGGCCGTGAACTGGCCCTCGACCGGTTCGCCGCCGAGCGTGACCGCGCGCGCCTCCCCGGTCAGGCCCGCCGAGACCTCGTAGCGGACGGTGTACGTGCCCGCCTCGACCGCGCCGAGCTTCCAGACCATCGTCATCTCGTCGCCGGGCGCGACCGGGCCGAAGGAGAACGTGTTCGTCTGCGCGACCTCGGTGCCGCCGGGCGGGCGATCCTCGAGCTCACGGATCTGCACTCCGGCCGGGAGCTTCTTCGGGAAGCCCTCCTCGAGGATCCAGACGGGACGATTCGGGTTCGCGAGGCCCGGCTGATCGGAGCGGATCGAGAACGAGCCGTCGGCCGGATCGGAGTCGGACCCGGCCTCCTCGGTCCAGACCGTGACCGCGAGGTCGGGAATCTGCTTGTCGCCCTCGTTGTCGACCGACAGCACGAGGTAGGCCTCGTCGGCGAGGGTCTGCTCGCGCGGGAACTTCGCCTCCGAGACGTCGACCGGGAAGCGCCCGGACGGCTCGCGGGCGTCCTGGCGCTCCTCGCCACCACACGCTGCGAGCACGATTGCGGAGCCGAGCACGGCCAGTCCGCTGGCGATCCTGAATCCCGAACCCATAGAAAAGTCGCTCGCCCCGAACCGCGCGGTTCCTCTCCAGGGCCGCGCCAACATACCATTCGCGGGGCGAGGCGAAGCCCGGTGGCCGAACGGTTGAACGTGGGTTGCGACACCCGGTCACCGGTTGGCGCTGGCGGCGAGCGGAGCCGTACTCTAGGCTCCGTCATCCGCGCGGGGATTGCGTCTCCGCTGGGTGTGGAGAGAGAACTTGGTCAGATCAGTCGCCGATAGGGCTTTCCTGCCCGTCAAGAACCTGTTCGAGCAGGTCGGGAACATGATGATCCTGACCGGCAAGACGATCTCGGCGACCGTCCGTCCTCCGTATCCCTACGGCGGCGAGTTCATCTCGCAGTTCCTTTTCGCGCTCCAGCTCTCGTGGTTCCCGATGCTGATCTCGACGGTCGCCTTCGGGTTCGGCGCCCCGGGCCTGCAGGCGGCGAACTTCCTGTCGCTGTTCGGCGCCCTCGACCGCCTCGGCGGCTTCCTGATCCTCGCCTCGGTACGCGAGTTCGCGCCGTTCGTGACCGCCGTCGTCGTCGCCGGCGTCGCCGGTACGGCGATCACCGCGGATCTCGGCGCCCGCAAGATCCGCGAGGAGCTCGACGCGCTCCAGGTGCTCGGCGTCGACCCGATCAAGAACCTGGTCGTGCCGCGGTTCCTGTCGCTGATGCTGATCACGGGCCTGCTCGACGTCTACGCGCTTCTGTTCGGCATCGCCGGCGGGATCTTCGCCGAGCTCGCCTACGGCCAGCCGCTCGGCGGGTTCTTCGCGACGATGTTCTCCAACGCCTCCGTCACGGACTTATGGGCGTCCCTGCTCAAATGCACCCTGTTCGGCGCGATCATCGCGATCGTCTGCTCCTACAAGGGGATGAATGCGTCCGGTGGCGCCGAGGGAGTCGGCAAAGCCGTGAACGAGGCCGTCGTCGTGGCGTTCCTCGGCGTATTCGCGTTCAACTACGTCTTCACCCAGACCCTCTTGGCGACAAACCCGGAACTCAGCGTGATCAAGTGACGCCGCGCGTGGAGATCCGACGGGAGAGGTGCGCCTG from the Thermoleophilia bacterium SCSIO 60948 genome contains:
- a CDS encoding ABC transporter permease, producing MMILTGKTISATVRPPYPYGGEFISQFLFALQLSWFPMLISTVAFGFGAPGLQAANFLSLFGALDRLGGFLILASVREFAPFVTAVVVAGVAGTAITADLGARKIREELDALQVLGVDPIKNLVVPRFLSLMLITGLLDVYALLFGIAGGIFAELAYGQPLGGFFATMFSNASVTDLWASLLKCTLFGAIIAIVCSYKGMNASGGAEGVGKAVNEAVVVAFLGVFAFNYVFTQTLLATNPELSVIK
- a CDS encoding aldehyde dehydrogenase family protein, whose product is MSTAVEEAEKVAGSSDEVVAVKRPVDGETIRELPVADAAEVAATAARLRAAQGEWAELGFAGRREWLERLRDWMLAESERIADIMQAESGKVRADATLEVPYCADAINFYSANAAEFLADETPSAHFPALKVKRLRITRDPVGLVGVISPWNFPLILSLGDAIPALAAGNAVLIKPSELTPLCLMAVIEGWKQIGAPDVLDYVNGFGETGGALVDEADYVQFTGSDKTGRLVLKRAAETLTPVSLELGGKDPALVLRDANVERAANGVAFGGLMNSGQICMSIERVYVERPIYDEFLGKLTEKVEALRQGADGRTYTADVGAMTSPAQTDIVERHVTDAREKGARILTGGRRGDGPGDWYEPTVIADVDHSMDVMRDETFGPVISVMAVEDAEQAVELANDSRYGLSGSIFSGDVKAAERMARRLEMGSCNVNDTLINYNALELPMGGWKTSGIGTRHGRDGIRKFTRTRSILSPRGPELDSEILWYPITPAKRGFFAKVTRFFGGRGLGRFGIERRG
- a CDS encoding FAD-binding protein, with product MVEDSRPLALVRPRTTAEIQAAVRAAAEHDVSVVPRGAGTGLSGGSNATPGSIVICTELMTSVRDVNAGALTATCEPGILNADLGKAVAEEGLHYAPDPASYEISSIGGNVATNAGGLCCVKYGVTRDALMSVELVTADGEAHRIGSRTRKNVAGYDLLGLACGSEGTLGVISEVTVRLLPSPPPAHTLAASFPDLRSAGEAIMAIVRELRPSMLEVMDRTTINAVEDFKPQGLDRDAAAMLYAKTDSGGDVGAAEIERMRVICEEHGADLAMTTDEEAEGRMITAARRLAYTALEHTGTTALDDVAVPIDRIGELFERTERIAERNGVTIGTFGHAGDGNMHPTIVYDQDDADELERARTAFADLVDATLELDGTLSGEHGVGLLKRPFLDAELGSTRRLHQAVKDAIDPAGLFNPGKSI
- a CDS encoding glucose dehydrogenase, with protein sequence MRIGIGTSGRRTRVLALFAAIGAVALGASGSPASAGSAAIPVDATPIGEFNQPIYATGAPGYDNLLFVVERAGRIRVMRGQRQVRRPFLDIAKRVGTDGEGGLLSVAFPPNYRDSGRFYVYFTDNRGDVQVDEYRRTKDSAVRARPGSRRAVITVPHPNNATNHNGGTAMFGPDGKLWIAPGDGGSTPQAAQNLSNLRGKLLRIDPVRPNGRPGHLSPASNPYVGEQGRDEIWARGLRNPFRFSFDGGYLAIADVGQDRREEVNYLTPADARGGDFGWPVYEGVESHPTTPGLIDPIFDYEHMNGGGAAITGGVVMRDPRFSGDLAPDRGRYLYADSSGALGSNPRGFIPLPDSGTVTDDRALAADISGIVAFAEGPKRRVYVVSLGQGVFRLDPPA
- a CDS encoding glucose dehydrogenase, which codes for MSARGHGLGVRAVAALAVAACAAAVLAGAGPAPGDGAPALATQTLTRLPDGRSAVFATAAPGVENRLYVASLDGSIYSIDLAAADPSPVRLMRIPPRRLLHDADEQGLLSVAFAPDFAESGRFYAYFVNRRGDIELDEYRASSPTVASPRTRREVLTIPHRRAYNHNGGTAAFGPGGHLFIGTGDGSNAGDEFENAQDRRLLLGKLLRIDPRRSGPRPYTVPRSNPFSGEIPGRREILALGLRNPFRFSFDGRVAWIGDVGQYSWEEIDRAPARGLRGANFGWDRWEGTHRYIDPGGDDSAPRPSAAGHTAPVFEYPHDNGRCSVTGGVVAPPTAPAAIAGRYLFADLCGGLVRTLGSDPNATQEPTDAALSFPTSFAVGPDGEVYATQLGGEIVRFVGAPG